A genomic stretch from Croceibacterium aestuarii includes:
- a CDS encoding phage holin family protein, with protein MNDQRTIVDPPGRRVRAAQADDDNIVDLVGRLTRQGAHLAEEQVSLMQAEVREATTDVKQAVGALAGAAVVGIAGLGVTLMGLAYLVGDWIENVWLGTLIVGAITLIVAAIMYSSGKSKMRATHLKPERTIRTAEDTPDAVTGDMTHSSRRTQ; from the coding sequence ATGAACGATCAGAGAACCATAGTAGATCCACCCGGCCGCCGCGTGCGCGCAGCGCAAGCCGATGATGACAATATCGTCGACCTCGTCGGCCGGCTGACTCGCCAGGGCGCCCACCTCGCCGAAGAGCAGGTGAGCCTGATGCAGGCCGAAGTGCGCGAGGCGACCACCGATGTGAAGCAGGCCGTCGGCGCCCTCGCCGGCGCCGCCGTTGTCGGGATTGCCGGCCTCGGCGTGACCCTGATGGGTCTGGCCTATCTGGTCGGCGACTGGATCGAAAATGTCTGGCTCGGCACGCTCATCGTGGGCGCGATCACCCTGATCGTTGCCGCCATCATGTACTCGAGCGGCAAGTCCAAGATGCGCGCCACCCATCTCAAGCCCGAACGCACCATTCGCACCGCCGAGGACACCCCCGATGCGGTGACCGGCGACATGACCCATTCCTCGAGGAGGACTCAATGA
- a CDS encoding M13 family metallopeptidase, whose protein sequence is MIRMPYALTAASALALSLAAPAFAQDAPASKDGDPIVVTAHSAIGDFGIDLTARDTTAKPGDDFERFASGAWIDRTEIPGDRASVGSFNDLREDVTTQMNGLIKAAPASSKPGALYHSFMDQKTLERVGLAPLKRDLAQVDAITDKAGMARYMGETDGQFGLALFNTYVDVDPEHPDRSVLNVVQGGLGLPEKDYYLNARFAPQRAAYVDYLKRSFKAIGEPDPAAAAAKVMEFETYIAQLSWDVADRRNIDKTNNPYSTAELKAYAPEFAWDAYFAGLGVPAQDKMIVNENTAVQRLAKLFAATPLETLKLWEKFHVTDQASPYLTKKMVDSRFQFTKTLSGVSTLRERWKRGVDQVNASLGELVGQDYVEKYFPPKSKAMMEDLVKNLKLAMADRIKANGWMSEATKDAALAKLDNTLVMVGYPDKWRDYSALQIKPDNLYANVVAASKFNSAYELAKLGKPVDRKLWLMSPQTVNAYNGGQLNEIVFPAAILQPPFFDPAADPAVNYGAIGVVIGHEISHSFDDQGRKIDAEGRIRDWWTPEDAKRFNAEADEFGKQYAAFEVVPGAHINPDLTMGENIADFAGLNVALDAYHRSLGGKEAPVIDGLTGDQRFFLGYAQVWRSKAREDSLRNQVATDPHSPARYRTIAPLRNLDAWYAAFGVKPGDAMYIPPEKRVRIW, encoded by the coding sequence ATGATCCGCATGCCTTACGCTCTTACTGCCGCCTCGGCGCTCGCTCTCTCGCTGGCCGCCCCCGCCTTTGCGCAGGATGCGCCCGCCTCGAAAGACGGCGATCCGATCGTCGTAACCGCCCACTCGGCGATCGGCGACTTCGGCATCGACCTGACCGCTCGCGACACCACGGCCAAGCCGGGCGACGATTTCGAGCGCTTCGCCTCCGGGGCGTGGATCGACCGCACCGAAATCCCCGGCGACCGCGCCAGCGTGGGTTCGTTCAACGATCTTCGCGAAGACGTCACCACGCAGATGAACGGGCTGATCAAGGCCGCCCCTGCCAGCTCCAAGCCTGGCGCGCTCTATCACTCCTTCATGGATCAGAAGACGCTCGAGCGGGTCGGTCTCGCCCCGCTCAAGCGCGACCTGGCCCAGGTCGATGCGATCACCGACAAGGCCGGAATGGCCCGCTACATGGGTGAAACCGACGGGCAGTTCGGGCTCGCGCTGTTCAACACCTACGTCGACGTCGACCCCGAGCACCCGGATCGCAGCGTGCTCAATGTCGTCCAGGGCGGCCTGGGCCTGCCGGAGAAGGATTATTATCTCAACGCCCGCTTCGCTCCGCAGCGCGCCGCCTACGTCGATTACCTGAAGCGCAGCTTCAAGGCGATCGGCGAGCCCGATCCCGCCGCCGCAGCGGCCAAGGTGATGGAGTTCGAAACCTACATCGCGCAGCTCAGCTGGGACGTCGCCGACCGGCGCAACATCGACAAGACCAACAATCCCTATTCCACCGCCGAGCTCAAGGCCTACGCGCCCGAATTCGCCTGGGACGCCTACTTTGCGGGCCTCGGCGTGCCGGCGCAGGACAAGATGATCGTCAACGAGAACACCGCGGTGCAACGGCTGGCCAAGCTGTTTGCCGCCACGCCGCTCGAGACGCTGAAGTTGTGGGAGAAATTCCACGTCACCGATCAGGCATCGCCCTATCTGACCAAGAAGATGGTCGACAGCCGGTTCCAGTTCACCAAGACGCTGAGCGGCGTCAGCACATTGCGCGAGCGGTGGAAGCGCGGAGTGGACCAGGTCAACGCCTCGCTCGGCGAACTCGTCGGCCAGGACTACGTCGAGAAGTACTTCCCGCCCAAGTCGAAGGCGATGATGGAAGACCTGGTCAAGAACCTGAAGCTGGCCATGGCGGATCGCATCAAGGCGAACGGCTGGATGAGCGAGGCGACCAAGGACGCGGCTTTGGCCAAGCTGGACAACACGCTGGTCATGGTCGGCTATCCCGACAAGTGGCGCGACTATTCGGCGCTGCAGATCAAGCCAGACAATCTCTACGCAAACGTCGTCGCCGCGAGCAAGTTCAACTCCGCCTACGAGCTCGCCAAGCTCGGCAAGCCGGTCGACCGCAAGCTGTGGTTGATGAGCCCGCAGACGGTCAACGCCTACAACGGCGGGCAGCTCAACGAGATCGTGTTCCCGGCCGCCATCCTGCAGCCGCCGTTCTTCGACCCAGCCGCCGATCCGGCGGTCAATTACGGCGCCATCGGAGTGGTCATCGGGCACGAGATCAGCCACAGCTTCGACGACCAGGGCCGCAAGATCGACGCCGAGGGGCGGATCCGCGACTGGTGGACCCCGGAGGACGCCAAGCGCTTCAACGCCGAAGCCGACGAGTTCGGCAAGCAGTATGCCGCGTTCGAAGTCGTGCCGGGCGCGCACATCAATCCCGACCTGACGATGGGCGAGAATATCGCCGACTTCGCCGGACTGAATGTCGCGCTCGACGCCTATCACCGCTCGCTGGGCGGCAAGGAGGCGCCGGTGATCGACGGGCTGACCGGCGATCAGCGCTTCTTCCTCGGCTATGCGCAAGTGTGGCGCAGCAAGGCGCGCGAGGACAGCCTGCGCAACCAGGTCGCGACCGACCCGCACAGCCCGGCGCGCTATCGCACGATCGCGCCGCTGCGCAATCTCGACGCCTGGTACGCGGCCTTCGGCGTAAAGCCCGGCGACGCGATGTACATTCCGCCCGAAAAGCGCGTCCGCATCTGGTGA
- a CDS encoding Hsp20/alpha crystallin family protein: MALGYLRPYRRGTPARSSSGSSLFDLHEQMNRMFDQLFDQDGDSGFYARSGMAAPALDIHQSEDRIEITAELPGVKEDDVDLTIEDGVLTLRGEKKSERSDEERGYSERTYGSFERRISLPANVDEDACAADFENGVLTITLPVSEDRNRGRKIPLGSRKSGNTSEDALIEQDGKKSQSPEQAKQNA, translated from the coding sequence ATGGCACTTGGCTATCTCAGACCCTACCGCCGCGGGACCCCCGCGCGCAGTTCGTCAGGCTCGTCGCTTTTCGACCTGCACGAGCAGATGAACCGCATGTTCGACCAATTGTTCGACCAGGACGGCGACAGCGGCTTCTATGCCCGCAGCGGCATGGCCGCCCCGGCGCTGGACATTCACCAGTCCGAGGACCGGATCGAAATCACCGCCGAGCTTCCCGGCGTGAAAGAGGACGACGTCGACCTGACGATCGAAGACGGCGTGCTTACCCTGCGGGGCGAGAAGAAAAGCGAACGCAGCGACGAGGAGCGCGGCTACTCCGAGCGGACCTATGGCAGCTTCGAACGCCGCATTTCCCTGCCTGCCAACGTCGACGAGGACGCCTGTGCGGCCGATTTCGAGAACGGAGTCCTGACGATCACGCTCCCGGTCAGCGAGGACAGGAACCGCGGGCGCAAGATTCCCCTCGGCTCGCGAAAGTCCGGCAATACGTCCGAAGACGCGCTGATCGAGCAAGACGGCAAGAAGAGTCAGTCCCCGGAGCAGGCCAAGCAAAACGCTTGA
- a CDS encoding N-acetylmuramidase domain-containing protein: MTRTFTGDPTPLGIGDYEEAATRLGCTVAAIRAVAQVESAGSGYLPDSRPKILFERHVFHRLTGGAHTAVHPDLSFPSGGGYLGGAREYDRLERAMALDEPAALASASWGKFQVMGFNHALVGEPSLDTFVDTMVSGEPGQLKYFVAFIAATGLADELQRLDWRGFARGYNGSGYERFNYHGKMARAFATFSEGGARTETPMPLLKIGDREPSVTHLQELLGLVTDGDFGPATKSGLIEFQSAKGLYADGVVGQQTWTALLGDSRTADIAGAARTRPVLREGDRGDAVKYLQGLLGVHPDGVFGAGTQVALIDFQRDHRLTPDGIVGAKTWDKLLSA, translated from the coding sequence ATGACCCGCACTTTCACCGGCGATCCGACTCCGCTCGGCATCGGCGATTACGAGGAGGCGGCGACCCGCCTCGGCTGCACGGTCGCCGCGATCCGCGCGGTGGCGCAAGTGGAGAGCGCGGGAAGCGGCTACCTGCCCGACTCGCGGCCGAAGATCCTGTTCGAACGGCACGTGTTCCACCGCTTGACCGGCGGCGCGCATACCGCGGTCCACCCCGACCTCTCCTTCCCGAGCGGGGGCGGCTACCTCGGCGGCGCGCGCGAATACGATCGGCTGGAACGGGCCATGGCGCTCGACGAGCCGGCCGCGCTCGCCTCGGCCAGCTGGGGCAAATTCCAGGTCATGGGCTTCAACCACGCGCTGGTCGGCGAGCCCAGTCTCGACACTTTCGTCGACACCATGGTCTCGGGCGAGCCGGGGCAGCTCAAGTATTTCGTCGCGTTCATCGCCGCGACCGGCTTGGCCGACGAACTCCAGCGCCTCGACTGGCGCGGCTTCGCCCGCGGCTACAACGGCAGCGGCTACGAGCGGTTCAACTACCACGGCAAGATGGCGCGCGCCTTCGCCACCTTCTCCGAGGGCGGGGCGCGGACCGAAACGCCGATGCCGCTGCTCAAGATCGGCGACCGCGAGCCGTCGGTGACGCACCTGCAGGAACTGCTCGGGCTCGTTACCGACGGCGATTTCGGTCCCGCGACCAAGTCCGGCCTGATCGAGTTCCAGTCCGCAAAGGGCCTCTACGCCGATGGCGTGGTTGGCCAGCAGACCTGGACCGCGCTGCTCGGCGATTCGCGCACGGCCGACATCGCCGGAGCGGCGCGGACCCGTCCCGTGCTGCGCGAGGGGGACCGCGGCGACGCCGTGAAGTATCTCCAGGGTCTGCTCGGCGTCCATCCCGACGGGGTGTTCGGCGCCGGCACCCAGGTCGCGCTCATCGATTTCCAGCGCGACCACCGCCTCACGCCCGACGGGATCGTCGGCGCGAAGACCTGGGACAAACTGCTCTCGGCGTGA
- a CDS encoding lysozyme: MRERRARRGEFGRRLRKRKAVLALSAGALGLSTGASDPAMLDWNKTTVQANVDQRLPAGMRSVSEGMKAVMMEEEGVRYHVYRDVAGNPTVGVGHLVTAEDGLSVGQRVGQDRILDFFEEDLKQAESAVARITGDLPLYQNEFDALVDLAFNVGEGNLSPANSPHLRAAIAAHDYDAIASQLDYVHADGRVAGGLVNRSERRTRIFELASYADPRELPASERA; this comes from the coding sequence ATGCGCGAGCGCCGAGCGCGGCGCGGAGAGTTTGGCCGGCGACTGCGCAAGCGCAAGGCCGTGCTGGCGCTTTCCGCCGGTGCCTTGGGACTGAGCACGGGGGCCAGCGATCCGGCCATGCTCGACTGGAACAAGACGACCGTGCAGGCAAATGTCGACCAGCGCCTGCCGGCCGGCATGCGCAGCGTCAGCGAGGGCATGAAGGCCGTGATGATGGAAGAAGAAGGCGTGCGGTATCACGTCTATCGCGACGTCGCCGGCAATCCCACGGTCGGCGTCGGGCACCTCGTCACTGCCGAGGACGGCCTCAGCGTGGGGCAACGCGTCGGCCAGGATCGCATCCTCGACTTTTTCGAGGAGGACCTGAAGCAGGCCGAGAGCGCCGTGGCCCGGATCACGGGCGATCTCCCGCTCTATCAAAACGAATTCGATGCGCTGGTCGACCTCGCCTTCAACGTGGGCGAAGGCAACCTGTCCCCGGCCAACTCGCCGCACCTGCGCGCAGCCATCGCGGCGCACGATTACGACGCGATCGCGAGCCAGCTCGACTACGTCCATGCCGACGGCCGCGTGGCCGGGGGGCTCGTCAATCGCTCCGAACGCAGGACCCGGATCTTCGAGCTCGCCAGCTACGCCGACCCGCGCGAACTTCCCGCCAGCGAAAGAGCCTGA
- the thpR gene encoding RNA 2',3'-cyclic phosphodiesterase: protein MPRLFVALRPPAQVRESLLAIMGGVPGARWQDDDQLHLTLAFLGRVDERAGEPLLDALNAVHSPPFELAVTGVRHFERRGAVSALWAALAPSELLKVLQQRVASACRRAGCPPEGKTFVPHITLARLNRGGAEPGLWLADHGKLRTAPWPVERFTLYESHLRPEGSLYEPLMQFALRG from the coding sequence ATGCCGCGCCTGTTCGTCGCCCTGCGTCCGCCCGCCCAGGTTCGCGAGTCCCTCCTCGCAATCATGGGCGGCGTGCCCGGCGCGCGCTGGCAGGACGACGACCAACTGCACCTCACGCTGGCTTTCCTCGGCCGCGTCGACGAACGGGCCGGCGAGCCGCTGCTCGACGCGCTGAACGCGGTCCATTCCCCGCCATTCGAACTGGCCGTGACCGGGGTCAGGCATTTCGAGCGGCGAGGAGCGGTCAGCGCGCTGTGGGCCGCCCTCGCCCCGAGCGAGCTGTTGAAGGTGCTGCAGCAGCGCGTGGCGAGCGCCTGCCGCCGTGCGGGGTGTCCGCCCGAAGGAAAGACCTTCGTGCCTCATATCACGCTCGCCCGTCTCAATCGCGGCGGGGCCGAGCCTGGGCTGTGGCTGGCCGACCACGGCAAACTCCGCACCGCGCCGTGGCCGGTCGAGCGTTTCACGCTCTACGAGAGCCACCTGAGGCCCGAAGGCTCGCTCTATGAGCCGCTGATGCAGTTCGCATTGCGCGGCTGA
- a CDS encoding FecCD family ABC transporter permease: protein MTRPVPLLLVALALAVPLSLLTGRIWIDPASTANAAVILGELRLPRALLALVVGGGLGAAGAAMQGYLRNPLADPGLFGVAPGAALGAVVSLWFGYAASPLLLPLFALAGAGGAMALLALLAGRTAGVALFTLAGVMIASFAGALTSLVISLAPNAFAQSEIVTWLMGALTDRGWPDVALAAPLTLAGLVLLRLAGPALDALTLGETAARSLGVNPARLQWLLIAGVGLTVGSGVAVAGVVGFVGLIVPHLVRPLTDRYPSSLIVPSALAGALLVLLADMACRVLPLVTELRLGIALSLIGAPFFLHLLLRMRRGFA from the coding sequence ATGACCCGCCCGGTGCCGCTTCTCCTTGTGGCGCTGGCGCTGGCGGTACCATTGTCGCTCCTTACCGGGCGCATCTGGATCGATCCCGCGAGCACGGCCAACGCGGCCGTCATTCTCGGCGAACTGCGCCTGCCACGGGCGCTGCTGGCGCTCGTCGTCGGCGGCGGACTCGGCGCTGCCGGGGCGGCGATGCAGGGCTATCTGCGGAACCCGCTGGCCGACCCCGGTCTGTTCGGAGTGGCTCCGGGCGCCGCGCTCGGCGCGGTGGTCAGCTTGTGGTTCGGGTACGCGGCCAGCCCGCTGCTGCTGCCACTGTTCGCTCTCGCCGGCGCGGGCGGGGCCATGGCGCTGCTCGCGCTTTTGGCCGGGCGCACCGCCGGGGTGGCGCTGTTTACGCTGGCGGGGGTGATGATCGCCAGCTTCGCCGGCGCGCTCACCAGCCTGGTCATCAGCCTGGCGCCCAATGCCTTCGCGCAAAGCGAGATCGTTACCTGGCTGATGGGTGCGTTGACCGATCGGGGGTGGCCCGATGTCGCGCTCGCCGCCCCTCTGACGCTCGCCGGGCTCGTTCTTCTGCGGCTTGCCGGGCCGGCGCTCGACGCCTTGACCCTCGGCGAAACGGCGGCGCGCTCGCTCGGCGTGAACCCGGCACGACTGCAGTGGCTGCTCATTGCCGGGGTCGGTCTGACGGTGGGCAGCGGGGTGGCGGTGGCCGGGGTTGTCGGTTTCGTCGGCTTGATCGTTCCGCATCTCGTGCGTCCGCTGACCGATCGGTATCCCTCCTCTCTGATTGTGCCGAGCGCGCTCGCCGGGGCGTTGCTGGTCCTGCTCGCGGACATGGCCTGCCGGGTCCTTCCGCTGGTCACGGAACTGCGGCTCGGCATCGCGCTGAGCCTCATCGGTGCGCCGTTCTTTCTCCACTTGCTGCTCCGCATGCGCCGGGGGTTTGCCTGA
- a CDS encoding helix-turn-helix transcriptional regulator, with product MGQQTTLEEPEVGGLTAKQIEVLDLLIEHKTSKEIARALDISPYTVDQRINFAKDKLGVRTRGEAAVAYRRLLETCEQSAYGNSGIASEPGLAKQGAGPQGSLPESARSATVRLDGQRAPEADFRVVPESFDGPYGALVRLGAIFVVAFCLVLVVLGGLAIYSQLSSLLGKAVS from the coding sequence ATGGGGCAGCAGACGACGTTAGAAGAACCGGAAGTCGGCGGCCTGACCGCCAAGCAGATCGAGGTGCTCGACCTGCTGATCGAGCATAAGACCTCGAAGGAGATCGCTCGCGCGCTCGATATCTCCCCCTATACCGTCGACCAGCGGATCAATTTCGCCAAGGACAAGCTGGGCGTGCGCACCCGCGGCGAAGCGGCGGTGGCTTATCGGCGTCTGCTCGAGACATGCGAACAATCCGCATACGGAAATTCGGGTATCGCATCCGAACCGGGATTGGCCAAACAGGGGGCAGGGCCGCAAGGTTCGCTTCCGGAGTCGGCACGATCTGCGACAGTCCGACTGGACGGTCAGCGGGCTCCGGAAGCGGATTTCCGGGTGGTCCCGGAATCGTTCGATGGACCATACGGCGCCTTGGTGCGGCTTGGGGCGATCTTCGTGGTCGCTTTCTGCCTCGTCCTGGTCGTGCTTGGCGGGCTGGCGATCTACAGCCAACTCTCCTCGCTGCTCGGCAAGGCCGTCTCCTGA
- a CDS encoding DUF3618 domain-containing protein — protein MTYDDTTIRTDTRDPEEIESEIRRTQRDMSRTADRIGAQMTPRNIFDALLDKADENGIDARYVLDAARRNPIALGMIAAGGLWLVSDSDARAKTFTDKFGGEPAPGDEWDHAHHLGYVEHMSSVEPREGENTDAYRRRRDCARASYLMIEQRHDEDESSFRKRLDDATDQMREQRDRVAEKARDMGRRTSDQASRLAGKAERAYRENPLIGGLVAAIAGAMAGAAFPATRTEEEYLGEYGADTLDAARDKAREGADKMREKKDEAVDKADRELRDAGRSDGADRARSRSYETA, from the coding sequence ATGACATACGACGACACGACAATCCGGACCGACACCCGGGACCCTGAAGAAATCGAAAGCGAAATCCGCCGCACCCAGCGCGACATGAGCCGAACAGCCGACCGGATCGGTGCGCAGATGACGCCCCGCAACATCTTCGACGCCTTGCTCGACAAGGCCGACGAAAACGGTATCGACGCGCGCTACGTGCTCGATGCCGCGAGACGCAATCCCATAGCCCTGGGCATGATCGCCGCCGGCGGCCTGTGGCTGGTCAGCGACAGCGATGCCCGCGCCAAGACCTTCACCGACAAGTTCGGCGGCGAACCTGCGCCCGGCGACGAATGGGACCATGCCCACCATCTCGGCTATGTCGAGCACATGAGCAGCGTCGAACCGCGCGAAGGCGAGAACACCGACGCCTATCGCCGCCGCCGCGACTGCGCGCGGGCGAGCTATCTGATGATCGAGCAGCGCCACGACGAGGACGAAAGCAGCTTCCGCAAGCGGCTCGACGATGCGACCGACCAGATGCGCGAACAGCGCGACCGCGTGGCCGAGAAAGCGCGCGACATGGGGCGCCGCACGAGCGACCAAGCCAGCCGCCTGGCCGGCAAGGCCGAGCGCGCGTACCGCGAGAATCCGCTGATCGGCGGACTGGTCGCGGCTATCGCCGGAGCCATGGCGGGTGCCGCGTTCCCGGCGACGCGGACCGAGGAAGAGTACCTCGGCGAATACGGCGCGGACACCCTGGACGCCGCGCGCGACAAGGCGCGCGAAGGCGCGGACAAGATGCGCGAGAAGAAGGACGAGGCGGTCGACAAGGCCGACCGCGAACTACGCGACGCCGGCCGTTCGGACGGCGCGGATCGCGCGCGCAGCAGGTCCTACGAAACGGCCTGA
- a CDS encoding ABC transporter ATP-binding protein, with protein sequence MLAAHDLHLSGRLETVTAAFEPGTITAICGPNGAGKSSLLEALAGLLPLERGEVRLDDCALAALRPRERAQRIGYLPQSAEVAWDLSVRGLVALGRLPRRDGASEPIERALSALDLLGFADRPASTLSGGELARALLARVRAGEPRWILADEPLAALDIGHQLALLATLRGAADQGCGIILALHDLALAMNHADRVLVLDRGRVVAHGAPGHALSQETIARVWKVDALWLGRPGARALLSGDAAGAAGSAQALSLAGSSRGSA encoded by the coding sequence ATGCTCGCGGCGCACGACCTGCATCTTTCGGGGCGGCTCGAAACGGTAACGGCTGCGTTCGAGCCCGGCACGATCACTGCGATCTGCGGGCCGAACGGGGCGGGCAAGTCGAGCTTGCTCGAAGCCCTGGCCGGGCTCTTGCCGCTCGAGCGCGGCGAGGTTCGGCTCGATGATTGCGCGCTAGCCGCGCTGCGTCCGCGGGAACGGGCGCAGCGCATCGGTTATCTGCCGCAATCGGCGGAAGTGGCCTGGGATCTTTCGGTGCGCGGGCTCGTCGCGCTGGGCCGCCTGCCGCGGCGCGACGGAGCGAGCGAACCGATCGAGCGTGCGCTGTCCGCACTCGATCTCCTTGGGTTCGCCGATCGGCCGGCTTCGACGCTGTCCGGCGGCGAGCTCGCGCGGGCGCTGTTGGCGCGCGTGCGGGCCGGAGAGCCGCGCTGGATCCTTGCCGACGAGCCGCTCGCCGCGCTCGATATCGGTCACCAGCTCGCGCTGCTCGCAACCCTTCGCGGCGCGGCCGACCAAGGCTGCGGGATCATTCTCGCGCTGCACGATCTCGCGCTGGCCATGAACCATGCCGATCGGGTTCTCGTGCTCGACCGGGGCCGGGTTGTCGCCCATGGTGCGCCCGGGCACGCGCTGTCCCAGGAAACCATCGCTCGGGTGTGGAAGGTGGACGCGCTCTGGCTCGGCAGGCCCGGCGCACGCGCGCTGCTGAGCGGCGATGCGGCCGGAGCCGCTGGTTCGGCTCAGGCTCTTTCGCTGGCGGGAAGTTCGCGCGGGTCGGCGTAG